ATTGACAGAAGATGAGGAAAATGCAGCGATAAAAGCAGCGAAAGTCATGGGTTTAGGTGTAGCAGGAGTAGATATGCTGCAATCTGCAAGGGGCCCACTTATTTTGGAGGTTAATTCTTCTCCAGGATTGGAGGGTATTGAAAAGGCAACAGGCAGTGATATTGCCAAAAAAATTATTCGATATGTAGAACGTAATGTGTAGTATGATGGAGATTCTCGGTCGAGAAATTAAATTGGGTGAATCTGTTCAGATTAAAATGGACATCGCCAAGTTATATACCCGTTCGACCGTTGAAGTTTCCATTTTTGTAGCTCGTGGCAAAGAAGAAGGGCCTTGTATATTGTTGAGTGGAGGAATTCATGGAGATGAAGTAAATGGAGTGGAAATTGTACGCCAAATCATTACCAAAGGTTTGAACAAGCCAGATAAAGGAACCGTAATTTGTATTCCACTTGTCAATGTATTTGGATTCTTAAACCAAAAACGAGAATTTCCAGATGGAAGAGATTTGAACCGTGTATTTCCTGGGGCTAAATCAGGTTCACTTGCGAGTAGATTTGCCTACCACCTCATGAAAGATGTCATACCCTATGTGGAATATTGTATTGACTATCATACAGGTGGAGCAGAACGCTTCAATTGTGCTCAATTGAGAATCAACGGAACGGATGAGGAAAACTTGCAATTGGCAAAGGTATTTGGTGCGCCCTATATCATGTTTGCCAAAAACAGGGAAAAAACCTTTAGAGAGTCTATGACTAAATTGGGCAAAAAAGTGCTGTTATATGAAGGAGGAAAATCACTTTTTTTGGATAAAACCATCACAGAAACTGGAGTTCAAGGGGCTATCAATGTAATGCACGAATTGGGAATGAGGGATTTTTCTTCTGAAATGACAAATCATACGGTAAATGTTTCACCCGTTATTATCAAAAATTCTAAATGGATTCGTGCAAAACATTCGGGAATGTATCGCCCTATCGTACAGATAGGGGAAAAGGTCATGAAAGGTGAAAAATTGGGGAGTATTTCCGATCCATTCGGGAATTTTGAAGAAACATTTAAAAATACGCAAGAGGGGTATGTTTTGTGTTCCAACCTCGCTTGCATGGTCAATCAAGGTGATGCTCTTTTTCACATTGGATTTGAATAGTGCTGCAAAAAAAAGTGTTATACAAGCTTTTTTGAAGCTAAAAAATGAAACATTGGAAGTTTCTTCTCCTTCAAACTTGACATTTGTTCAATGATCAATTTACCTTTTGGAAAAACAAAATTCCAATGCCTTTTGGACTTTGGACAAAAGACATAAGTAGAAAGACAAAAGAGTTAAATATTTGGATATGATTAAATTGTATTATTCCTAATGATTTAAAACCTTTTGTCTTATGCGTTTAATCTTTCGTCCAAAGTCTATTATTCTTCAATCAAATTCTCGGCAAAAATTTATCTCTGCAATAGTAGAGGACGCATAAATGGCGCACCGTTTATATTGATTCTTAGGCTATAATAACCATTAGGCAACTCATTTGTTGAACTGTACTCAATAGTATGAATGCCTTCACCGAGCGTATCTTTTGTGAATATTTCACCAACATTTCGCCCCTGCAAATCCAATATAGAAACCGAAACATCTGCGGGTTTTTCCAACTCCAATTGAAGGTTGATTTGACCCAAACTTGGATTTGGAAATAATGTTGCTTCCACATCAAAGCCAACCACATCTTCAATTCCAGACACCAAGTCATTAAAATGACTCATCACAGGTAGTACGTTAGCCTTCAACATGTCAAAATCAGCAACAAGTGACATGTCAAAAAAGTAGGTAAGAGTTTGAAATACACCACTATCGTAATAAGAACCACAGATTCTGTCTGCAAAAATATAATTTGCATCTCCCATTTCATATACAGCAGAAGCATTCTCTACCAAAGTGACCCCATCTACCCACCAAACGGTAGAAAACATAAAAGTCAAATCGGTTAAACCTGCAATGACTGAATTTTCGCTTGGATTCAGAATTGGAACTCCTAAATTACCATCATCCCCATAGCTTTGTACATCATAAGAAGCTATGCCTAAATAGTCATACACAAAGTCTCCCGCAGCAAAGGTATCAGGAGCTTCCCCGTATCGGTCAAAAAGAAAATCAAGCCCCGTTACCCACAATTTTCCTCCTCCATTAAGGTAGGCCTTAATAGAAGCATTGTCTTCTTCCAAGCCATTCCAAAAAAGCAATCCATTATCATCAGTCGAAGTAGTCCAAACAACCAAGTCAAAGTCTTTCATGTATAAATCCGTAGGACCTGATGCGCTATCTACTGCATTGTAGTAAGTTGCGGGAAAACCCACTGCTTCCAGTGCAGAATGAAAGAGTTCTGCGTTTCCAAACGCATCACCTGAGTCATCTACAAAAAGTACCGATATTTGCGCTTGTGCTTTATTGAAGCAAAAGAGAGAGGATAGTAAGAATAATAAGTAAATTTTTTTCATCTTGAAATGTGTTATTAAGGTTATGAAAATAGTATGATGTCTATCGTTTTAGTATATCAATAAACGCTGAGTGTAAGTTGTTTGACCATGAAAAGCAGCGATGTAAATTCCTTGTTGTAAGTAAGGCAAATTTACACTACGTTCTCCTTTTCCCACAGAAAAATCCACAATTTCTGAAAAACACACTTTGCCTGTCAAACTGTATATTTCGAACTTCATTTTTTGAGGTTCAGTAAGTTGATAATCTATCGCATAATTATCAGAACTTTTGATCAACCTAACCCAATTTGGTTCATTTACCAAAACCGAATTGATTGAAGAAACAATATCTAAAGAAAAGGTATTTACAGCAGATGGAGGACTACAAAATGAAGTTTCATTCCATGCAAAAATCCGCCAATAATACGTCAAATTGGGTAGCCAATCATGTATGATAGAAACGGAGTTTTGTGTGACAACCTCTCCTTTAGGATCTAAATTGAAGGCTGAAGAACGGTCATATTCCACATAATAGTACGCTGCATTTGCCACACTTTCCCATTCAAAAGCCACACTATTACTCGATATTTGTGTAGTACCTGAAGGAGTTGTCAACACAATCGGAAATGCCACCGCATCGTTGTTGGGAATAGAATTTGAGTGCAAATAGGCCCTCGATTCATCTTCCAAATCCAAAGACATGAGTACACTTTGTTCGGCAGAAAATTTTTGACGGCAGTTGTCATTGAAGTAGGACATAATTAAACTTTCATCAGGATTAACTGCAATGCTATCAGGCGACAATGCCATTCCATCATAGTTACAAGATTGCTGCCAACCA
This window of the Chitinophagales bacterium genome carries:
- a CDS encoding succinylglutamate desuccinylase/aspartoacylase family protein; protein product: MMEILGREIKLGESVQIKMDIAKLYTRSTVEVSIFVARGKEEGPCILLSGGIHGDEVNGVEIVRQIITKGLNKPDKGTVICIPLVNVFGFLNQKREFPDGRDLNRVFPGAKSGSLASRFAYHLMKDVIPYVEYCIDYHTGGAERFNCAQLRINGTDEENLQLAKVFGAPYIMFAKNREKTFRESMTKLGKKVLLYEGGKSLFLDKTITETGVQGAINVMHELGMRDFSSEMTNHTVNVSPVIIKNSKWIRAKHSGMYRPIVQIGEKVMKGEKLGSISDPFGNFEETFKNTQEGYVLCSNLACMVNQGDALFHIGFE
- a CDS encoding T9SS type A sorting domain-containing protein — its product is MKKIYLLFLLSSLFCFNKAQAQISVLFVDDSGDAFGNAELFHSALEAVGFPATYYNAVDSASGPTDLYMKDFDLVVWTTSTDDNGLLFWNGLEEDNASIKAYLNGGGKLWVTGLDFLFDRYGEAPDTFAAGDFVYDYLGIASYDVQSYGDDGNLGVPILNPSENSVIAGLTDLTFMFSTVWWVDGVTLVENASAVYEMGDANYIFADRICGSYYDSGVFQTLTYFFDMSLVADFDMLKANVLPVMSHFNDLVSGIEDVVGFDVEATLFPNPSLGQINLQLELEKPADVSVSILDLQGRNVGEIFTKDTLGEGIHTIEYSSTNELPNGYYSLRININGAPFMRPLLLQR